The following proteins are co-located in the Tenrec ecaudatus isolate mTenEca1 chromosome 11, mTenEca1.hap1, whole genome shotgun sequence genome:
- the IL1RN gene encoding LOW QUALITY PROTEIN: interleukin-1 receptor antagonist protein (The sequence of the model RefSeq protein was modified relative to this genomic sequence to represent the inferred CDS: deleted 1 base in 1 codon) — MAVSLVLPRPQDGHLQVTLCRLISLILLLFHPEAACRPTRGRRHNMGTFRIWDVNQKVFYLSHKQLVAGYLQAANANLEEKVEVMPAESNSVFLGFHSGTLWLSCVKSGDNVRLRLEEVDITDVSRNKEQAKRFTFFHSQNGPTTSFESAANPGWYLCTESEGDRPVSFTNKPKDTTKITQFYFEGQQ; from the exons ATGGCAGTCTCCTTGGTCTTGCCGCGGCCGCAGGATGGACATCTTCAGGTG ACGCTCTGCCGTCTAATCTCTTTGATCCTTCTCCTGTTCCATCCAGAGGCTGCCTGCAGGCCCACGCGAGGAAGACGCCACAACATGGGGACCTTCAG AATCTGGGATGTCAACCAGAAGGTCTTCTACCTAAGTCATAAGCAGCTAGTTGCTGGCTACTTGCAAGCTGCCAATGCTAACTTAGAAG AGAAGGTGGAGGTGATGCCCGCTGAGTCCAACAGTGTGTTCCTGGGGTTCCACTCGGGGACACTGTGGCTGTCCTGTGTCAAATCCGGTGACAATGTCCGACTCCGATTGGAG GAAGTTGATATCACTGACGTGAGCAGAAACAAGGAGCAAGCCAAGCGTTtcaccttcttccactcacagaatGGCCCCACCACCAGCTTCGAGTCAGCCGCCAACCCTGGCTGGTACCTCTGTACAGAGTCTGAAGGGGACAGGCCAGTCAGCTTCACCAATAAGCCCAAAGATACCACCAAGATCACCCAATTCTACTTCGAAGGGCAACAGTAG